In the genome of Falsibacillus albus, one region contains:
- a CDS encoding HD-GYP domain-containing protein, whose translation MRVNVNELKEGCILEKEVFGMTSFPIIAKKTILSELHINVLKDFSIEEVHIERTLVNGDLFKPRNGTEEPNNQSSSTSRDGKEAQPEFIELYLKSIQEFKIEFTKWQSGGSVDIANIRSIVMPLLEKVIEDTDKLYEIHHYSSQEEYFYHHSIAVGLLSAVLAKKLGYEKGVYNQVALGGVLSDCGMSKISPTILFKKTTLLQREYEEIKQHTLNSYKMIKDTPLLKQEIKLAIYQHHERLDGTGYPAGEKIDKIHEISRIIAVADVYHAMTSQRVYRSKQSPFKVLEMIKEDSFGQFDISVVKSLLSIIGNLSIGTRVVLSNGEIGSVLFTKSDSLTRPLVKLEQNGDIVDLVKQRSLHIEDILH comes from the coding sequence TTGCGGGTCAATGTAAACGAACTGAAAGAAGGGTGCATTCTCGAAAAAGAAGTATTTGGCATGACAAGCTTCCCGATCATCGCCAAAAAAACGATATTATCTGAACTTCATATCAATGTGTTAAAAGATTTCTCCATTGAAGAAGTACATATAGAAAGAACTTTGGTCAATGGCGATTTATTCAAACCAAGGAACGGCACTGAAGAGCCGAACAATCAATCCTCTTCCACTTCACGAGATGGAAAGGAAGCACAGCCTGAATTTATCGAGCTCTATTTAAAATCCATCCAAGAATTCAAAATTGAATTTACGAAATGGCAATCCGGAGGCAGTGTGGATATTGCAAATATACGCTCCATAGTCATGCCGCTCCTGGAGAAAGTAATCGAAGATACTGACAAACTATATGAAATTCACCACTATTCCTCACAGGAAGAATATTTCTATCACCATTCCATTGCGGTTGGTTTATTGAGTGCCGTATTGGCCAAAAAACTAGGCTATGAAAAAGGCGTATATAATCAAGTTGCCCTCGGGGGTGTTTTGAGTGATTGTGGAATGTCCAAAATCAGCCCCACCATCCTTTTCAAAAAAACAACATTATTACAGCGTGAGTATGAAGAGATCAAGCAGCACACGCTGAACAGCTATAAAATGATCAAAGACACCCCGTTGCTTAAGCAGGAAATCAAACTGGCCATTTATCAGCACCATGAACGCCTGGACGGAACCGGATACCCTGCAGGAGAAAAAATAGATAAGATACATGAAATTTCTAGAATTATAGCAGTGGCTGATGTTTATCATGCTATGACCTCCCAACGGGTCTATCGAAGTAAGCAATCCCCTTTTAAAGTACTGGAGATGATCAAGGAGGACAGCTTCGGGCAATTTGATATATCTGTCGTTAAAAGTCTACTATCCATCATCGGAAATCTTTCCATCGGGACAAGGGTGGTTTTGTCCAACGGGGAAATAGGAAGTGTATTATTTACGAAATCAGATTCGTTGACAAGGCCGTTGGTAAAGCTAGAGCAGAACGGAGACATTGTGGACCTTGTAAAGCAAAGAAGCCTTCATATCGAAGATATCCTTCATTGA
- the gyrA gene encoding DNA gyrase subunit A: MAETPNSRVNEINISQEMRSSFLDYAMSVIVSRALPDVRDGLKPVHRRILYAMNDLGMTSDKPYKKSARIVGEVIGKYHPHGDSAVYDTMVRMAQDFNYRYMLVDGHGNFGSVDGDAAAAMRYTEARMSKIAMELIRDINKDTIDYKDNYDGSEREPVVLPSRFPNLLVNGSSGIAVGMATNIPPHQLGEVIDGVLAVSKDPEMTIQELMDIIPGPDFPTAGLIMGRSGIRRAYESGKGSITLRAKVEIEQKANGKETILIHELPYQVNKAKLIEKIAELVRDKKIDGITDLRDESDRNGMRVVIEVRKDANANVLLNNLYKQTALQTSFGINLLALVDGQPKVLNLKQCLVHYLDHQKVIIRRRTEFELKKAEARAHILEGLRIALDHIDEIIALIRGSQTTEIAREGLMERFSLSEKQAQAILDMRLQRLTGLEREKIEEEYNALVQLIAELRAILADEEKVLEIIREELIEIKDRFDDKRRTEITAAGLDQIEDEDLIPRENIVVTLTHNGYIKRLPLSTYRSQKRGGRGVQGMGTNENDFVEHLLTTSTHDTILFFTNKGKVYKAKGYEIPEYSRTAKGIPIINMLGVDQDEWVNTIIRVEEFVEDWFLFFTTKQGISKRTPVTDFANIRTNGLIAINIREEDELISVKLTDGEKDMIIGTKNGLLIRFPETNVRSMGRTATGVKGITLTDDDEVVGMEILEEENDVLIVTRNGYGKRTPAGEYRIQTRGGKGLKTCNITEKNGAVVAVKTVSGEEDLMLITANGVLIRMAVSDISQMGRNTQGVRLIRLDEEGYVATVAKVEKEEEMDQADEEEDGFDQNEETIENDNESEE, from the coding sequence ATGGCTGAAACGCCTAATTCTAGAGTAAACGAGATTAATATAAGCCAGGAAATGCGTTCATCCTTCTTGGATTACGCAATGAGCGTCATCGTTTCTCGTGCACTGCCGGACGTACGTGATGGTTTGAAGCCTGTTCACCGCCGTATTTTATATGCAATGAACGATTTGGGCATGACATCGGATAAGCCTTATAAAAAATCAGCCCGTATCGTCGGTGAAGTCATCGGGAAATACCATCCACATGGAGATTCCGCGGTTTATGACACGATGGTTCGGATGGCGCAGGATTTCAACTATCGCTACATGCTGGTGGACGGACATGGGAACTTTGGTTCGGTCGATGGCGACGCAGCTGCTGCTATGCGTTACACGGAAGCAAGAATGTCCAAAATCGCTATGGAATTGATCCGTGACATCAACAAGGACACAATCGACTATAAAGATAACTATGATGGTTCGGAACGTGAACCGGTTGTGCTTCCTTCTCGATTCCCAAACCTTTTGGTGAATGGATCATCCGGAATCGCGGTGGGAATGGCGACGAATATCCCTCCGCACCAGCTAGGTGAAGTCATCGACGGTGTTCTGGCAGTCAGCAAGGATCCGGAAATGACCATTCAGGAACTGATGGATATCATTCCTGGCCCTGATTTCCCGACGGCCGGTTTGATCATGGGACGCAGCGGGATCCGCCGTGCCTATGAGTCAGGAAAGGGATCGATTACACTTCGCGCCAAAGTAGAAATTGAACAAAAAGCGAATGGAAAAGAAACCATTCTGATTCATGAACTTCCATACCAAGTCAATAAAGCGAAGCTCATTGAAAAGATCGCAGAGCTTGTACGCGATAAAAAAATCGACGGCATCACCGATTTACGCGATGAATCAGACCGCAACGGGATGCGCGTCGTAATCGAGGTCCGCAAGGATGCGAATGCCAATGTCCTTTTAAATAATCTATATAAACAGACGGCACTTCAAACAAGCTTCGGGATCAACCTTCTTGCCCTGGTCGATGGTCAGCCGAAGGTTTTGAACCTCAAGCAATGTTTAGTGCATTACTTGGATCATCAAAAAGTGATCATCCGCAGAAGAACCGAATTCGAATTAAAGAAAGCAGAAGCAAGGGCTCATATTTTGGAAGGGCTGCGAATCGCCCTGGACCATATCGACGAGATCATTGCCTTGATCAGGGGCTCTCAAACAACCGAGATAGCCCGTGAAGGATTGATGGAACGCTTCTCACTTTCAGAAAAACAAGCACAGGCCATCCTTGATATGCGACTTCAGCGCTTGACAGGTTTGGAAAGGGAAAAGATTGAAGAAGAATATAACGCCCTTGTCCAATTGATTGCTGAATTAAGAGCAATCTTGGCTGATGAAGAAAAAGTCCTTGAAATCATCCGTGAAGAATTAATTGAAATCAAGGATCGTTTCGATGACAAGCGCAGGACTGAAATTACAGCTGCCGGCCTTGATCAAATTGAAGATGAGGATCTGATCCCTCGTGAAAATATTGTGGTGACCCTCACGCATAATGGCTACATCAAAAGGCTGCCATTATCGACTTACCGCAGCCAAAAACGCGGCGGCCGCGGTGTACAGGGCATGGGGACGAACGAGAATGACTTCGTCGAACATCTCTTGACAACATCAACCCATGACACCATTCTCTTCTTTACGAATAAAGGGAAAGTATACAAGGCAAAAGGATATGAAATTCCTGAATACAGCCGTACGGCAAAAGGAATTCCGATTATCAATATGCTTGGCGTCGATCAGGATGAATGGGTGAACACCATTATCCGCGTTGAAGAATTTGTAGAGGATTGGTTCTTGTTCTTCACGACGAAGCAAGGGATTTCAAAACGTACTCCTGTTACGGACTTTGCCAATATCAGGACGAACGGATTGATCGCGATCAATATCCGTGAAGAAGATGAATTGATTTCCGTCAAGCTGACCGATGGCGAAAAGGATATGATCATCGGAACGAAAAACGGATTGCTCATTCGATTCCCTGAAACGAATGTCCGCTCGATGGGCCGTACTGCAACGGGCGTCAAAGGGATTACATTGACCGATGATGATGAAGTCGTCGGCATGGAAATCCTTGAAGAGGAAAACGATGTCCTTATCGTCACACGAAATGGCTATGGTAAGCGGACACCTGCAGGTGAATACCGAATCCAAACACGAGGTGGAAAAGGTCTGAAAACCTGTAACATCACTGAGAAAAATGGAGCAGTCGTCGCTGTAAAAACTGTCTCCGGCGAAGAAGACTTGATGCTGATTACAGCAAATGGAGTACTGATCCGCATGGCAGTAAGCGATATTTCCCAAATGGGAAGAAACACGCAAGGTGTGCGTCTGATCCGTTTGGACGAAGAAGGCTACGTCGCAACAGTGGCGAAAGTCGAAAAAGAGGAAGAAATGGATCAAGCCGATGAAGAAGAGGACGGCTTCGATCAAAACGAAGAAACAATTGAAAATGACAATGAATCCGAAGAATAA
- the gyrB gene encoding DNA topoisomerase (ATP-hydrolyzing) subunit B — translation MDQKEMQEQSYDENQIQVLEGLEAVRKRPGMYIGSTSGRGLHHLVWEIVDNSIDEALAGYCDDIKVTIEEDNSITVTDNGRGIPVGIHEKMGRPAVEVIMTVLHAGGKFGGGGYKVSGGLHGVGASVVNALSTVLEVYVHRDGKIHYQKFEKGVPSFDLKIIGETDKTGTITHFKPDPEIFTETTEYDFDTLANRIRELAFLNRGIKISIEDKRGEETRKNEYHYEGGIKSYVEHLNRSKDVIHEEPIYMEGEKEGITVEIAMQYNDGFSSNIYSFANNIHTYEGGTHESGFKTALTRVINDYARKNGIYKDSDSNLSGEDVREGITAIVSIKHPDPQFEGQTKTKLGNSEVRTITDAIFSERFETFMLENPTVARKVVDKGLMAARARLAAKKARELTRRKSALEISSLPGKLADCSSRDPSISELYVVEGDSAGGSAKQGRSRHFQAILPLRGKIINVEKARLDKILSNNEVRAIITALGTGIGEDFDISKARYHKVVIMTDADVDGAHIRTLLLTFFYRYMRQIIEAGYIYIAQPPLYKIQQGKKVEYAYNDRQLDQILGELPAQPKPGIQRYKGLGEMNPEQLWETTMDPETRTLLQVSLEDAIEADETFEILMGDKVEPRRNFIEENALYVKNLDI, via the coding sequence ATGGATCAAAAAGAAATGCAGGAACAATCCTATGATGAAAATCAGATACAGGTGCTTGAAGGCCTTGAAGCGGTCCGGAAACGTCCTGGTATGTATATTGGATCTACTAGTGGAAGAGGTCTTCACCATCTTGTTTGGGAGATCGTCGATAACAGTATCGATGAAGCACTGGCTGGCTATTGTGATGATATAAAAGTAACGATTGAAGAGGACAATTCCATTACAGTCACTGATAATGGACGCGGGATTCCAGTCGGGATCCATGAAAAAATGGGAAGGCCGGCCGTAGAGGTAATCATGACCGTCCTCCATGCAGGCGGAAAATTCGGCGGCGGCGGATATAAGGTATCAGGAGGGCTGCATGGTGTAGGTGCATCTGTCGTAAATGCATTATCCACAGTCCTTGAGGTCTACGTACATCGAGATGGGAAGATTCACTATCAAAAATTCGAAAAAGGTGTTCCATCCTTCGATTTGAAAATTATCGGTGAAACGGACAAGACTGGTACGATCACTCATTTTAAGCCAGACCCTGAAATCTTTACGGAAACGACAGAATATGATTTTGATACATTAGCAAACCGTATCCGTGAACTGGCATTCCTGAACAGGGGAATTAAAATATCCATTGAAGATAAACGCGGTGAAGAAACGCGTAAAAATGAATACCATTACGAAGGCGGGATTAAATCCTATGTAGAGCATTTAAACCGTTCGAAAGATGTCATCCATGAAGAACCAATCTACATGGAAGGTGAAAAAGAAGGGATCACGGTTGAAATTGCCATGCAGTACAATGATGGCTTCTCAAGTAATATCTACTCTTTTGCCAATAACATTCATACGTATGAAGGCGGGACGCATGAATCCGGGTTCAAGACGGCTTTGACCCGCGTCATTAATGATTATGCCCGCAAGAACGGAATATATAAGGATAGTGATTCGAATCTTTCCGGCGAAGATGTACGTGAAGGGATCACCGCCATTGTTTCCATCAAGCATCCAGACCCTCAATTTGAAGGCCAAACGAAGACGAAGCTTGGAAACTCCGAAGTGCGGACCATAACAGATGCAATCTTCTCGGAACGTTTCGAAACCTTCATGCTTGAAAATCCAACCGTCGCTCGGAAGGTTGTGGACAAAGGATTAATGGCTGCACGTGCAAGACTCGCTGCCAAAAAAGCCCGTGAATTGACGCGCCGTAAGAGTGCATTGGAGATTTCAAGCTTGCCCGGCAAGCTTGCGGACTGCTCATCACGCGACCCATCCATCAGTGAACTATATGTCGTTGAGGGCGACTCTGCGGGCGGCTCTGCCAAACAAGGACGCAGCCGCCATTTCCAGGCGATTTTGCCTTTAAGAGGTAAAATCATTAACGTGGAAAAGGCACGCCTCGATAAAATCCTGTCCAACAATGAGGTCAGGGCGATCATTACGGCCCTTGGGACCGGGATTGGCGAAGACTTTGATATTTCAAAGGCAAGGTATCATAAAGTCGTCATCATGACTGATGCTGATGTCGATGGAGCCCATATCCGTACGCTCTTATTAACGTTCTTCTATCGTTATATGAGGCAAATCATCGAAGCAGGCTATATTTATATCGCACAGCCGCCTTTATATAAGATTCAGCAAGGTAAAAAGGTGGAATATGCCTATAATGACCGTCAGCTCGATCAGATTTTGGGCGAGCTGCCTGCACAGCCGAAACCAGGCATCCAACGCTACAAAGGTCTTGGTGAAATGAATCCTGAGCAGCTTTGGGAAACGACGATGGATCCAGAAACAAGAACCTTGCTGCAAGTGAGTCTTGAGGATGCGATCGAAGCGGATGAAACCTTTGAGATTTTGATGGGGGATAAAGTCGAGCCCCGCAGAAATTTCATTGAAGAAAATGCTTTATACGTCAAGAATCTAGATATTTAA
- the remB gene encoding extracellular matrix regulator RemB, producing the protein MYVHVGEDVMVRTDEIIAILDKDSVQASEDIKQFLEEKGQAVQNLAKKSYKSLVITSKEIYLSPLASGTLKKRSLKWSEQHIR; encoded by the coding sequence ATGTATGTTCATGTTGGCGAGGATGTTATGGTTCGGACGGATGAAATCATTGCCATACTTGATAAAGATTCTGTACAGGCATCTGAAGATATCAAACAATTTCTTGAAGAAAAAGGACAGGCGGTCCAAAATCTTGCGAAGAAATCCTATAAATCTTTAGTGATCACGAGTAAAGAAATTTACCTTTCACCGTTGGCTTCAGGCACATTGAAAAAAAGATCGCTCAAATGGAGCGAACAGCATATTCGATAA
- the recF gene encoding DNA replication/repair protein RecF (All proteins in this family for which functions are known are DNA-binding proteins that assist the filamentation of RecA onto DNA for the initiation of recombination or recombinational repair.), translating to MYIKDLQLKNYRNYESLDATFENKVNVILGENAQGKTNVMEAIYVLAMAKSHRTSNDKDLIRWDEEYAKIKGRIQKNNNSLPLELVISKKGKKAKCNHIEQQKLSQYVGNMNVVMFAPEDLHLVKGSPQVRRRFIDMEIGQVSPVYLHDISQYQKILQQRNHYLKALQMQKQKDETMLDVLTDQFIQVAAKIILKRFEFIQMLENWAKPIHSGISRNLETLKIQYKPSLDVSEESDWSTMVRVFEEKFSAVRKREIDRGVTLVGPHRDDLQFFVNDRDVQTFGSQGQQRTTALSVKLAEIELIHEEIREYPILLLDDVLSELDDFRQSHLLNTIQGRVQTFVTTTSVDGIDHQTLKEAATYSVETGVMEQVK from the coding sequence CAATGTCATATTGGGAGAAAATGCTCAAGGAAAGACGAACGTGATGGAAGCCATCTATGTCTTGGCGATGGCAAAATCCCACAGGACATCAAATGACAAAGATTTAATCCGCTGGGATGAGGAATATGCTAAAATAAAAGGGAGGATCCAAAAAAACAACAACTCCCTCCCTTTGGAACTAGTCATTTCAAAAAAAGGGAAAAAAGCAAAATGCAATCATATTGAACAGCAGAAATTAAGCCAATATGTCGGGAATATGAACGTCGTGATGTTTGCTCCCGAGGACCTCCATTTAGTAAAAGGCAGCCCTCAAGTGAGACGCCGGTTTATTGATATGGAAATTGGCCAGGTTTCCCCTGTTTATTTACACGATATCAGTCAGTATCAAAAAATCCTTCAGCAGCGGAACCATTATTTAAAAGCTCTTCAAATGCAAAAGCAGAAGGATGAAACGATGCTGGATGTATTGACCGACCAATTCATCCAAGTGGCGGCAAAAATTATATTAAAGCGGTTTGAGTTCATCCAGATGCTGGAAAATTGGGCGAAACCGATTCATTCCGGGATTTCAAGGAACCTCGAAACGCTGAAAATCCAATATAAACCTTCACTTGATGTATCAGAAGAGAGTGATTGGTCGACAATGGTAAGAGTATTTGAAGAGAAATTTTCTGCCGTCCGGAAAAGGGAAATCGATCGCGGAGTTACACTGGTCGGCCCGCATCGGGACGATTTGCAGTTTTTTGTGAATGACCGAGATGTGCAAACTTTCGGTTCACAGGGGCAGCAGCGAACGACTGCCTTATCTGTGAAGCTTGCTGAAATTGAACTTATTCATGAAGAAATCAGGGAGTACCCGATTCTTTTATTGGATGATGTGTTATCCGAACTGGATGATTTCAGACAATCACATTTATTGAATACCATCCAAGGAAGGGTGCAAACCTTCGTCACGACTACAAGTGTAGATGGAATCGATCACCAGACCCTAAAGGAAGCGGCAACTTATTCAGTTGAAACCGGTGTGATGGAGCAGGTGAAATGA